The Methylocaldum marinum genome includes the window GACCGGACTCCGCAAGACCGTGAAGTGGTATCTCGAAAATCAGAACTGGTGCCGGCGCGTCATGGACGGCAGTTACCGGGGGGAGCGACTGGGCGCCGAAAATTCCTGACTAAAGCCGCCATGCCGGCGGCAGCGAATGACATCCTAGGGGGAATACGTTGAAGTCCGAAAATCTGAAAGGGATCATCCTCGCAGGTGGTTCCGGCACTCGCCTGCATCCGCTGACCTATGTCGTCAGCAAGCAGTTGCTGCCGGTCTACGACAAACCGATGATCTACTATCCACTGTCGGTACAGATGCTTGCGGGCATTCGCAACATACTGATCATCACCACGCCGCCGGATGCCCCCCTGTTCCAAAGCCTGTTGGGCGACGGCTCGCAATGGGGCATGTCTATCCATTATGCCGTGCAGCCGAAACCCGAAGGACTGGCTCAGGCCTTCATCATCGGACGCGAATTCATCGGGTCTGACCGTTCCAGCCTGATTCTGGGCGACAACATTTTCTACGGCCACGGTTTGCAGACCTACCTGGAAAATGCGGTAATCCGCGAAACCGGCGCCACGGTGTTCGGTTATTGGGTCAAGGACCCGGAACGCTACGGCGTCGCGGAGTTCGACGACGACGGCCAAGTCGTCGATCTGGTGGAAAAACCCAAGCACCCCAAATCCAATTACGCCATCACCGGCCTCTATTTTTACGACAACCAGGTGGTCGATATGGCCGCCGAACTGAAGCCCTCCAGACGCGGCGAACTCGAGATCACCGATATCAACAATCTGTATCTGAAGCAAGGCAGACTTCAAGTCGAAAAACTCGGCCGCGGCGTGGCGTGGCTGGACACGGGAACCCACGATTCGCTGCTGCAAGCGTCCAATTTCATTCAAACCATTGAGGAACGCCAGGGCCTGAAGATCTGCTGCCCGGAGGAAATCGCCTGGAGCCAGGGCTGGATCAGCGGGGGCGACCTGGAAAAACACGCCATGAAACTCAACAAAAGCGGCTATGGCGAATACCTGATCAGACTGTTGCAATTGGGGCGCCCTGCATGAAGATAGAATCCACTCCGCTGCCGGGCGTATTACTGATCAAGCCCGACGTTTTCGGCGATGCCCGCGGTTTCTTCCTGGAAACCTGGAATCGGCGGCGATACAAAGAAGCCGGACTGGATATCGAATTCGTCCAGGACAACGTGTCGCGATCGCGTAAAGGCATTCTCCGCGGCCTGCACTTCCAGAACCCGAATCCGCAAGGCAAGCTCGTGCAGGCCTTGCAGGGTGAAGTATTCGACGTGGCAGTGGATATCCGCACCGGCTCGCCGACTTTCGGCCGCTGGTTCGGCACGCTTCTTTCGGAAGAAAATCACCATCAGCTGTATGTGCCCGAAGGTTTTGCCCACGGGTTCTGCGTGCTGAGCGACACGGCGCTTTTTTCCTACAAATGCACCGATTTTTACAATCCGGGCGCGGAATTCAGCCTCCGCTGGGACGACCCCGACCTAGGCATCGCCTGGCCGATCGAGAATCCCGTGTTATCGGCGAAGGACCAATCCGCCCGCTATCTGAAGGATTTTCCCCAAGACATGCTCCCGGTCTTTCAAGCATGAAGATTCTTCTGATTGGACGCGAGGGACAAGTGGCGTGGGAGTTGCGCCGCAGCCTGGCCTGCCTGGGCCAGGTCGTAGCCCTGGACCGCCGCTCGACACCTCCCCTCGACCTGGCCGATCCCGATTCCATCCGCACGTCGATCCGCCAAATTCGGCCCCATCTGATCGTCAATGCGGCGGCCTACACCGCCGTGGACAAGGCGGAACAGGAAAGCGAGCTCGCTTTCCGAATCAATGCCGAGGCGCCGGGCATCTTGGCCGAGGAAGCACTGGCCGTCGGAGCCGGGCTGATTCATTACTCCACCGACTACGTTTTCCCCGGGGACGGCGAAACGCCTTATCGCGAGGACGATCCGATCGGCCCGCAAAATACCTACGGCCGCAGCAAGCTCACCGGCGAAGAAGCCATCCGGCAGGTGGGCGCGCCTCACTTCGTGCTTCGCACCGCCTGGGTCTACGGACGCCGCGGCCAGAACTTTCTGCTCACGATGTTACGACTGATGCGGGAACGCGAACTGGTCCGGGTCGTGGACGATCAGTACGGCGCCCCGACCTGGAGCCGGCTCATCGCCGAAGCCACCGCCTTATTGGTTGCGAAATCCTCGGTCAAGGAGCGGTTCGAGCCGGGCGAGCGGCAAGGCACTTATCATTTGAGCTGTGGCGGTCAAACCAGTTGGTACGGCTTCGCCTGCAGGATACTGGATTATTCCCGCGAAAAGGGACTGCTGCCGGCATCCACGACCAGACTGGAGCCGATCCCGAGCTCCGATTATCCGACGCCGGCGCAACGCCCGAAATATTCCGTGCTTTCCAACGAAAAGCTTTTCGACCAATTCGGCCTGGTGTTGCCGGATTGGGATCAGGCCCTACGCTTATGCCTGGATGACTTTGGGTGCTGATCGAAGGGATGGCTAGGAACTGCTTCTCACTGTAGGTCTTGCATCGATCACCTTCGATTACATTTTTTCCGTCTCCCATTGCGTTGAACGCGGAAATTAGAAAAAAAACTTGTGACGAGACCAAGGAACTATCCGACATCAATCCACATCGATGCCTTTGATTACTGTGCGATGGCTGCTCGCTTGATAGATTTCCTTGAGACTTTTCCGAGTATAGTGTCAATCACTTCAGATTACCTCGACGCACTTGTGCAACCATGAACACTGAACACGTTCCCGGTATACAACCCGCGGTGCTCCGCTGGGCCCGGCAGAGTATCGGCTTATCGGTATCCGACGTTGCTGCCAAGCTCAAACGTCCAGTAGAAGAAATCGTGGCATGGGAATCCGGCGATCGCGCTCCCACTTATGCCCAACTCGAGAAGTTGGCATACATGGTGTGCAAGAGACCCTTGGCTGTGTTTTTTTTGCCTTCTCCGCCCGACGAAATTCCTCCTGAGCGGGAATTCAGAACCCTACCGGATGCAGACCTTACCGCGTTGACCGTTGATACTCACATTCAAATCCGGAAAGCACATGCGTATCAACTAGCGTTACAAGAATTATTTGATGGACGCAACCCGAGCGAGCGTTGTATCTGGAAGCAGTTGAGTCTGTCGCGCGAAGTACCCATTTCTCTACAGGCAAAAGCTATTAGAGAATACCTTGGTATATCTTTAGAAACCCAATGTGCATGGAAAGATGATGACGTTGCATTGAAGCACTGGAGGGCGGCTATCGAGAATGTTGGGATATTTATTTTTAAAGCGCCTTTCAAACAAAAGGAGATCTCTGGATTTTGCTTGTTAGATAAGGACTTCCCGATTATTTATATCAATAACAGCACCACTAAGACGAGGCAAATATTCAGCCTTTTCCATGAACTAGCCCACCTGCTTTTTGCGGTGAATGGTCTGAGTAAACTAGATAAGAGCTATATTAACTATCTGCCGAAAGATGAAAAGCAAATTGAACAACACTGCAATGCAATCGCAGCGGAGGTCTTGATCCCTTCGTCGGATTTTAAACAGAAGACCCGATTACTGCCGACCAATATTGAACAGGTAAATGAAGGCCAGTTTTCTGAGCTCGCCAATCGTTACGGCGTTAGTCGCGAAGCCATCTTACGCCGTTTTCTGGATCAAGGCAGGGTAAGCCAAGAGTTCTATGAGCAGCAGGCAAAGCGTTGGGCAAATCAGCAAAAATCCGGGAGTGGAGGGGACTGGTACGCCTCGCAAAAGGCGTATCTGAGTGACCGTTTTGCTAAAGAGGTTATAAGCCGCCACTACCGGAACCAACTCAGCATCGAGCAAGCGGCGGACTTGTTGGGAATTAGCCCAAAGAATTTTCCAGGGCTTGAACAGCGGATTCTGCAAGGGTCCGCCGTATGATCTATGTTTTCGATACCAGCTCACTTAGCGAGTTTAAACATTTCTATCCAGGCATTTTCAAATCTATCCGGATAGGTTTGGATGATTTAGTTGAACGGCAAAAACTCGTATCCACACGCGAAGTCTGGAATGAACTGCAGCGTGGCAATCCTAATCAGCAGGTTAATGAATGGCTGAAAGTACGGAAGGAAATTTTCACCACACCTAGTCTTGCTGAACTACAATTCGTGTCGGAGATTTTCAAGATCCCCCACTTTCAGGGACTCATTGGCCAAAAACAGCGGTTGAAAGGCGATCCAGTTGCTGATCCATTCGTGATTGCCTGCGCCAAAATAAGAGGAGGCACCGTTGTAACGGAAGAGCAATTAAAACCCAATGCCGCCAAAATTCCCAACGTCTGCCAGCACTTCGATGTCCCTTGCATCGATCTTGAAACATTCATGCATCAACAGGAATGGCGTTTTTGAGAGCAGACGCATAGATTAGATCTCACCGGCCTCAACACTCATACCGGTTCTGGAAATACACTGCAGCAAAGACTTAGGGAACCCTAATGGATCAGCACGACATTTTTGGACACTTGCCGGCAGGGTCTTTGGCAACTTCCAAGGGTTGGAACTTGATACGACTTCGTGATGCTCACATTGATTAATCCCCGTCCGGCACGCCTGGATTCGGCGGCACGCAGGCTAGGGTACAGTGGCGTCACACGTCAGTTGGCAGGCTGCCGAATTCGGTGGCAAATCCTGTTCTTATCAGCTTATCCCGAATGGTCGGATTGCCGAATCGGCAGCACCTTAGGGATTGAACACCACCTGTACGTTGATTTGGTTGCGCCGGTTCCGGTCCATAACAAGGCATTGATGAAACGTAACGAAGCCACCATTGGAATTCAACGACAACCTGCACGCTAACCGAACTTCATGACCGAAGCTCTCGATCCCCGTTTCATTCACCTGCGCGTTCACACTGAATATTCCCTGGTCGACGGCCTGGTGGACGTAAAGGCGCTGGTCAAGCGCACTGCCGCGATGGGCATGCCGGCCGTGGCGGTGACCGACCAGTCCAATCTGTTCGCCCTGGTCAAGTTCTACAAATCGGCCTTGGCCGAGGGCGTGAAGCCCATCGCCGGAGCGGACGTCCTGCTGTATAACGAAGCGGACCCGGCTTCTCCGCACGGAATGACGCTGTTCGTACAAAATACCGGCGGATACCGCACCCTGACCGAGCTGATATCGCGGAGCTATCGGGAAAATCAACACCAGGGCGTGCCCTTGCTGATGCCGGAATGGCTGGAAGAAAAGAACGAGGGACTCCTGGCGCTATCGGGCGGACGTCGGGGCGACATCGGCCAGGCCTTGCTGATGGGCAACGGCGGCGAGGCGAAACGCCTGCTCGAGCATTGGCTCAGGGTTTTCGACCAGAGGTTTTACCTGGAACTGCAGCGCACCGGCCGGCCGAGCGAAGAAGAATACATAGAAGGCGCGGTAAACCTCGCGATCGAATTCGATGCGCCGGTGGTCGCCACCAACGACGTGCGCTTTATCAGCCCTTCCGAGTTCGAGGCTCACGAAGCCAGGGTCTGCATTCACCAAGGCCGGGTCCTGGACGACCCTCGCCGTCCCCGTGATTACACCGAGCAGCAATATCTCCGCAGCCCAGAGGAAATGGCGCAGTTGTTCGCCGATCTCCCCGAAGCCCTGGAAAACACGGTCGAGATCGCCAAGCGCTGCAATATCGAACTGACCCTGGGCAAGAACTTTCTGCCCAAGTTCCCGGTGCCCGAGGGCATGAGCACGGCGGAATATTTTGCCGAAGAATCGCGCAAAGGCCTGAAGGAACGTTTGGCCCTGCGCCCGCCGACCGGAAAAGGAACACTGGAAGAACGGCACAAGCGATACGAGGAAAGGCTGGAGCTGGAAATTTCGGTGATCAACCAGATGGATTTCCCCGGCTATTTCCTGATCGTGGCGGACTTCATCCAGTGGGCCAAGAAAAACGGCATTCCGGTGGGACCGGGACGCGGCTCCGGCGCGGGCTCGCTGGTGGCCTACGCACTCAAGATCACCGATCTCGACCCCATCGAATTCGAACTGCTATTCGAGCGTTTCCTGAACCCCGAGCGCGTATCCATGCCCGACTTCGACGTCGATTTCTGCATGGAGCGACGCGACGAGGTCATCGATTACGTGGCCCGTACATACGGGCGAGACCGAGTATCCCAGATCATCACCTACGGCAGCATGGCGGCCAAGGCAGTGGTGCGCGACGTGGGGCGGGTTCTGGGGCATTCCTACGGTTTCGTGGACAAGATCGCCAAGCTGATTCCGTTCGAGCTGGGTATTACCCTGGAAAAGGCTCTCACCGACAGCGAAGACCTCAGAAAACTCTACGAAAGCGACGAGGAAGTCCGAACGCTGATCGACCTCGCCAAGTCGCTGGAAGGCATTACCCGCAATGCCGGCAAGCACGCCGGCGGCGTCGTCATCGCGCCGTCCCAGCTGATCGATTTTTCCCCGCTGTACTGCGAACCGGGCGGCGAGAATCTGGTGACCCAGTTCGACAAGGACGACGTGGAAGCGGTGGGCCTGGTCAAGTTCGACTTTCTGGGACTGAGAACCCTCACCATCATCGACTGGGCGCTGGACACCATCAACAGGCAGCGGGCCGAAAAAGGCGAACCGCCGGTCGATATCGCCCGGATCCCCCTGGACGATCCCGCCGCCTACAAGCTGCTGAAGAACTGCCAGACCACCGCCGTCTTCCAGCTCGAATCGCGCGGCATGAAGGACCTGATCCGGCGCCTGCAGCCGGACTGCTTCGAGGACATCATCGCCCTGGTGGCGCTGTTCCGTCCGGGGCCGCTGCAATCGGGCATGGTCGACGACTACATCAACGTCAAGCACGGCCGCACCAAGGCTGAATTTCCGCATCCCGTCCTCGAACCTATCCTCAAGCCCACCAATGGCGTCATCGTCTATCAGGAACAGGTGATGCAAATCGCCCGGGACATGGCCGGTTACACCCTGGGCGGCGCCGACCTCCTGCGCCGCGCCATGGGCAAGAAGAAGCCCGAGGAAATGGCCAAGCAGCGGGAAATCTTCGTCTCCGGTTCGATCACGCTGGGCGTCGACGAAAACATCGCCGGCTACATCTTCGACCTCATGGAGAAGTTCGCCGGCTACGGCTTCAACAAGTCGCACTCCGCGGCTTACGCGCTGGTGTCCTACCAGACCGCCTGGCTCAAGGCGCATTTTCCGGCCGCTTTCATGGCGGCGGTACTGTCCTCGGACATGGATAATACCGACAAGGTCGTGGTCCTGATCGAAGAATGCCGGGAAATGAAACTGGCGGTGCAGCCACCCGATATCAACCGCTCGGAGTACCGCTTCGCGGTGCTCAACGACCGTACCATCCTATATGGTCTTGGCGCGATCAAAGGGGTTGGCGAAACGGCGATCCGGGATATTCTCGAGGAGCGCAAACGCGGCGGCGCGTTCGAGGATTTGTACGACTTCTGCCGCCGGGTCGACCTGCGCAAGGTGAACCGCCGGGTGATCGAAGCCCTGGTCCGTTCCGGCACCCTGGATTCCATCGATCCGAATCGCGCGCGCCACATGGCGGAACTGTCGGATGCGATCAAAGCCGCCGAACAGCACGGCGCCATGGCCGCGACCGGACAGGACGATTTGTTCGGGCTCGGAGGTCCGGCGGCGGAAGAAGATGCGCCGCGGGCGGTTGCGGTCGTGGAACCGTGGCCGGAAGACGAACGGCTGGCCTACGAAAAGGTGACATTGGGCCTGTACCTCACGGGCCATCCGATCGGCCCGTACGAATCCGAAATCCAGCACTTCATCACCGGCCGCCTCGGGAAGCTGTCGCTCGATAACGAGCGCGGACCGGCCGGACCCGGCCGGCGCGAAATGCGGGCGGTGGTCGCGGGGTTGGTGGTGGAACTCCGTGCCCGGCAGAACAAGAACGGCAAGCGCATGGCCTTCGCCACCCTGGACGACCGGACCGGACGGCTGGAAGTCGCCGTATTTTCGGAAGTTCTGGAGAAGTACCGGGAACATTTAGTGAAGGACACGCTGCTCGTGGTCGAGGGCAACCTGAGTTTCGACGACTACGCCGGCCAGCTCCGTCTCACGGCGGAAAACCTGTACACCATGGCAGAGGCTCGGGCGCACTTTGCCAAACATCTTTTCATTCAATGGCCCTCGCCCGAGGCGAATACCGTCCCATCGGAAGGCCACTGGGTCAGCGAACTCGTAGATCTGCTCGCGCCATTTCGGGGGGGGAGCTGTCCGATTTATATCGAGTACCGGGGAAAAGCCGCGCAAACGACGATTCAGCTAGGGGAAGCATGGCGCGTACATCCAGGCGACGAACTGCTCGCGCGTCTGCAAAAACGTGTCGGAACGGATAAAGTGAAGCTGCATTACCAATGAAAAAAAGCATCTTGCTCGGATTATTGTTGCTCGCGGCGACAGACGCGAGCGCTCAGGATCTTCTGCAAACACTCGAACTCGCGCTGCAACACGATCCCAGGCTGCGCCAGGCGGAAGCCACCCGCAACGCCACCCTGGAGGCCAGGCCGCAAAGCGTTGCCAGACTCTTGCCGAGTCTGTCGCTCACCGGAGAACTCAACCGCAATTCGGTGCTGTCGAAGTTCGAGGAGTCCGTGCTGGCCTTTATCGCCGGCGGCAGGAATATCGGCTTCTGGGATAGTTCGGCCAGCATCAATCTGACTCAGCCGATTTATCATCATGACTACTGGGTACAGCTCAGCCAGGCGGACAACCAAATCGCCGAAGCCGAAGCCAATTATGCGGCGGAACAACAAGATCTGATGCTGCGCGCCTCGCGGGCTTATTTCGAAGTCCTGTTCGCCCGGGACAGCCGGGACTTCGCCCTCGCCGAACAACGCGCCATCGAGCGCCAGCTCGAACAGGCCAAAGCGCGATTCGAAGTGGGCCTCATTGCCATCACCGATGTGCACGAGGCTCAAGCCGGCTACGATCAAGCCCGGGCCAATCTCATCCAGGCCGAAAACCAGGTGGACAATGCGCGGGAAGCGCTACAGGAAATCATCGGCGAATACGACGTCGACCTGGCCGCGCTCATCGAAGAGATTCCGTTGAAAGGTCCGGAGCCCGAAAACATCGAGAACTGGAGCGACCTGGCCCAACAAAGCAACCTTAACATCGTCGCGGCCGAAAACCGCAGCCAGGTGGCGAAAAAAGACATCGATCTACAGTTTGCCGGCCATCTTCCGACACTGGATCTGGTCGGCTCGGCCGGGTTTACCGATACCAACCGGACGCGGGGTATTCCCACCGAATACCAGGTTATCGGAATGCGGGTCAATGTGCCCATGTTCGCGGGCG containing:
- a CDS encoding XRE family transcriptional regulator, producing MNTEHVPGIQPAVLRWARQSIGLSVSDVAAKLKRPVEEIVAWESGDRAPTYAQLEKLAYMVCKRPLAVFFLPSPPDEIPPEREFRTLPDADLTALTVDTHIQIRKAHAYQLALQELFDGRNPSERCIWKQLSLSREVPISLQAKAIREYLGISLETQCAWKDDDVALKHWRAAIENVGIFIFKAPFKQKEISGFCLLDKDFPIIYINNSTTKTRQIFSLFHELAHLLFAVNGLSKLDKSYINYLPKDEKQIEQHCNAIAAEVLIPSSDFKQKTRLLPTNIEQVNEGQFSELANRYGVSREAILRRFLDQGRVSQEFYEQQAKRWANQQKSGSGGDWYASQKAYLSDRFAKEVISRHYRNQLSIEQAADLLGISPKNFPGLEQRILQGSAV
- a CDS encoding TolC family outer membrane protein gives rise to the protein MKKSILLGLLLLAATDASAQDLLQTLELALQHDPRLRQAEATRNATLEARPQSVARLLPSLSLTGELNRNSVLSKFEESVLAFIAGGRNIGFWDSSASINLTQPIYHHDYWVQLSQADNQIAEAEANYAAEQQDLMLRASRAYFEVLFARDSRDFALAEQRAIERQLEQAKARFEVGLIAITDVHEAQAGYDQARANLIQAENQVDNAREALQEIIGEYDVDLAALIEEIPLKGPEPENIENWSDLAQQSNLNIVAAENRSQVAKKDIDLQFAGHLPTLDLVGSAGFTDTNRTRGIPTEYQVIGMRVNVPMFAGGGVNSRVRQARYQYEAAQENLDGVRRSVKRQVKDAYRGILSAISQVQALEAAVVSAQSAVEASEAGLEVGTRTMVDVLTEQRNLFRTKRDYARARYDYIINSLSLKQAAGTLNPADLAIVNQWLRPNSKADTALPYEPGA
- the rfbA gene encoding glucose-1-phosphate thymidylyltransferase RfbA, which gives rise to MKSENLKGIILAGGSGTRLHPLTYVVSKQLLPVYDKPMIYYPLSVQMLAGIRNILIITTPPDAPLFQSLLGDGSQWGMSIHYAVQPKPEGLAQAFIIGREFIGSDRSSLILGDNIFYGHGLQTYLENAVIRETGATVFGYWVKDPERYGVAEFDDDGQVVDLVEKPKHPKSNYAITGLYFYDNQVVDMAAELKPSRRGELEITDINNLYLKQGRLQVEKLGRGVAWLDTGTHDSLLQASNFIQTIEERQGLKICCPEEIAWSQGWISGGDLEKHAMKLNKSGYGEYLIRLLQLGRPA
- the rfbC gene encoding dTDP-4-dehydrorhamnose 3,5-epimerase — its product is MKIESTPLPGVLLIKPDVFGDARGFFLETWNRRRYKEAGLDIEFVQDNVSRSRKGILRGLHFQNPNPQGKLVQALQGEVFDVAVDIRTGSPTFGRWFGTLLSEENHHQLYVPEGFAHGFCVLSDTALFSYKCTDFYNPGAEFSLRWDDPDLGIAWPIENPVLSAKDQSARYLKDFPQDMLPVFQA
- a CDS encoding PIN domain-containing protein — translated: MIYVFDTSSLSEFKHFYPGIFKSIRIGLDDLVERQKLVSTREVWNELQRGNPNQQVNEWLKVRKEIFTTPSLAELQFVSEIFKIPHFQGLIGQKQRLKGDPVADPFVIACAKIRGGTVVTEEQLKPNAAKIPNVCQHFDVPCIDLETFMHQQEWRF
- the rfbD gene encoding dTDP-4-dehydrorhamnose reductase, encoding MKILLIGREGQVAWELRRSLACLGQVVALDRRSTPPLDLADPDSIRTSIRQIRPHLIVNAAAYTAVDKAEQESELAFRINAEAPGILAEEALAVGAGLIHYSTDYVFPGDGETPYREDDPIGPQNTYGRSKLTGEEAIRQVGAPHFVLRTAWVYGRRGQNFLLTMLRLMRERELVRVVDDQYGAPTWSRLIAEATALLVAKSSVKERFEPGERQGTYHLSCGGQTSWYGFACRILDYSREKGLLPASTTRLEPIPSSDYPTPAQRPKYSVLSNEKLFDQFGLVLPDWDQALRLCLDDFGC
- the dnaE gene encoding DNA polymerase III subunit alpha, giving the protein MTEALDPRFIHLRVHTEYSLVDGLVDVKALVKRTAAMGMPAVAVTDQSNLFALVKFYKSALAEGVKPIAGADVLLYNEADPASPHGMTLFVQNTGGYRTLTELISRSYRENQHQGVPLLMPEWLEEKNEGLLALSGGRRGDIGQALLMGNGGEAKRLLEHWLRVFDQRFYLELQRTGRPSEEEYIEGAVNLAIEFDAPVVATNDVRFISPSEFEAHEARVCIHQGRVLDDPRRPRDYTEQQYLRSPEEMAQLFADLPEALENTVEIAKRCNIELTLGKNFLPKFPVPEGMSTAEYFAEESRKGLKERLALRPPTGKGTLEERHKRYEERLELEISVINQMDFPGYFLIVADFIQWAKKNGIPVGPGRGSGAGSLVAYALKITDLDPIEFELLFERFLNPERVSMPDFDVDFCMERRDEVIDYVARTYGRDRVSQIITYGSMAAKAVVRDVGRVLGHSYGFVDKIAKLIPFELGITLEKALTDSEDLRKLYESDEEVRTLIDLAKSLEGITRNAGKHAGGVVIAPSQLIDFSPLYCEPGGENLVTQFDKDDVEAVGLVKFDFLGLRTLTIIDWALDTINRQRAEKGEPPVDIARIPLDDPAAYKLLKNCQTTAVFQLESRGMKDLIRRLQPDCFEDIIALVALFRPGPLQSGMVDDYINVKHGRTKAEFPHPVLEPILKPTNGVIVYQEQVMQIARDMAGYTLGGADLLRRAMGKKKPEEMAKQREIFVSGSITLGVDENIAGYIFDLMEKFAGYGFNKSHSAAYALVSYQTAWLKAHFPAAFMAAVLSSDMDNTDKVVVLIEECREMKLAVQPPDINRSEYRFAVLNDRTILYGLGAIKGVGETAIRDILEERKRGGAFEDLYDFCRRVDLRKVNRRVIEALVRSGTLDSIDPNRARHMAELSDAIKAAEQHGAMAATGQDDLFGLGGPAAEEDAPRAVAVVEPWPEDERLAYEKVTLGLYLTGHPIGPYESEIQHFITGRLGKLSLDNERGPAGPGRREMRAVVAGLVVELRARQNKNGKRMAFATLDDRTGRLEVAVFSEVLEKYREHLVKDTLLVVEGNLSFDDYAGQLRLTAENLYTMAEARAHFAKHLFIQWPSPEANTVPSEGHWVSELVDLLAPFRGGSCPIYIEYRGKAAQTTIQLGEAWRVHPGDELLARLQKRVGTDKVKLHYQ